A single Pseudomonas sp. HN11 DNA region contains:
- the vasI gene encoding type VI secretion system-associated protein VasI, producing MRDGWRGWKWAFCLTVVAVMDAQAATQDCPAIVSPLKRLECFDLAAGTPIHHTPAPPRALGRVLPIVDLVQRNEAKRPPEDQRFLLSSFPEPDNDQQHRLVISAPALGALPPRPYLAISCESKISRLQLVLDEPAKPNKIRIQLFKDERPVSEAYQWQVLDDAGLVVDAGRGLQAIALLRNMGGGQRLRLESDYPRLHGLVFDAEGLGELIEQERQVCRW from the coding sequence ATGCGCGACGGATGGCGAGGATGGAAATGGGCGTTCTGCTTGACGGTTGTGGCGGTAATGGACGCGCAGGCAGCAACTCAGGATTGCCCTGCCATCGTCTCGCCCTTGAAGCGCCTGGAATGTTTTGATTTAGCCGCCGGTACACCTATCCATCACACACCGGCGCCGCCGCGTGCACTTGGCCGGGTATTGCCGATTGTCGATCTGGTGCAACGCAATGAGGCCAAGCGTCCGCCCGAGGATCAGCGTTTTCTGTTGTCATCATTCCCAGAGCCGGACAACGACCAGCAACACCGCCTGGTGATCTCCGCCCCAGCCTTGGGCGCGTTGCCGCCCCGGCCTTATCTGGCCATCAGCTGCGAATCGAAAATCTCGCGCCTGCAACTGGTGCTGGATGAACCGGCCAAGCCCAACAAGATACGCATACAGCTGTTCAAGGATGAGCGCCCGGTCTCCGAGGCCTACCAGTGGCAGGTGTTGGACGACGCCGGTCTGGTGGTGGATGCCGGGCGCGGGCTGCAGGCCATTGCCTTGTTGCGCAACATGGGCGGCGGCCAGCGCCTGCGGCTGGAGAGTGACTATCCCCGGTTGCACGGCTTGGTCTTCGACGCTGAAGGGCTGGGCGAACTGATTGAGCAGGAGCGCCAAGTATGTCGCTGGTGA
- a CDS encoding T6SS immunity protein Tli4 family protein, protein MRQLILFFACLVLGSLTGCAAFKQPSEQEKHNVSEMTSNMRTWALGRGLIDLPANWTGGGDVKLYYGLGADHTSVEVRVLGEGVTQERFDAAIRERASRIAAVKNDEMDDIPMLVSAQVETPKSVMLQYYMRMTQRQTFVHELHLLVDDAYVMLRADSFKGNTAPVEVRLLKLSREIFKVAPENAGVGFALGPIVIRSHHDQEIASFDFSPPASDVSLEVYINALSPDDEERLHVRTQKDTKIFLAGDYENLRAGKITLADMQAEESLISFSDDTHRQILFVSENYRDNPSLSRPAMSVRLSAGGMKAGTIDPNEPEDLVRWTLPEFANKGYELPLWQQPATPDPVNPSLTDYEAMAVWDAILKSVRIRYGAVAPKPDPWFNPRGPTPEDAAESKRILDEFIASLEARKP, encoded by the coding sequence ATGCGTCAGCTGATTCTTTTTTTTGCATGCCTGGTACTGGGCTCTCTCACCGGCTGTGCCGCCTTCAAACAACCCAGCGAACAGGAGAAACACAACGTGAGCGAAATGACCAGTAACATGCGTACCTGGGCGCTGGGCCGTGGCCTGATTGATCTGCCCGCCAACTGGACGGGCGGCGGGGATGTGAAGCTGTATTACGGGCTTGGCGCCGATCACACATCGGTAGAGGTGCGTGTATTGGGGGAGGGCGTGACACAAGAGCGGTTTGACGCAGCTATACGCGAGCGGGCCAGTCGGATCGCGGCGGTCAAGAACGATGAAATGGACGATATACCGATGTTGGTTTCGGCCCAGGTAGAGACACCGAAAAGTGTCATGTTGCAGTACTACATGCGCATGACTCAGCGCCAAACCTTCGTCCACGAACTCCATCTTCTTGTCGATGATGCCTACGTCATGCTCCGTGCCGATTCCTTCAAAGGCAATACCGCCCCAGTTGAGGTACGCCTGCTAAAGCTATCCAGGGAAATCTTCAAAGTTGCACCGGAGAACGCAGGAGTGGGCTTCGCCTTGGGCCCCATTGTGATCCGAAGTCATCACGATCAGGAAATCGCCAGCTTCGATTTTAGTCCCCCTGCGTCTGACGTATCGCTGGAGGTCTACATCAATGCGTTATCACCGGATGATGAAGAGCGTTTGCACGTCCGCACGCAAAAAGATACGAAGATTTTCCTCGCTGGCGACTATGAAAATTTGCGCGCTGGGAAAATCACTCTGGCTGACATGCAGGCCGAAGAGTCCCTGATCAGCTTCAGTGACGATACTCACCGTCAAATACTCTTTGTCAGCGAGAACTATCGCGACAATCCTTCCCTAAGCCGTCCAGCAATGAGTGTCCGTCTTTCGGCTGGTGGCATGAAAGCAGGCACCATTGACCCTAACGAACCAGAAGACCTCGTGCGCTGGACCCTCCCCGAGTTCGCCAACAAAGGTTATGAACTGCCACTCTGGCAACAACCCGCTACACCGGACCCCGTCAACCCGTCTCTAACCGACTACGAAGCCATGGCCGTCTGGGACGCGATCCTCAAGTCCGTGCGTATCCGCTACGGCGCGGTCGCACCCAAGCCAGACCCGTGGTTCAACCCCCGTGGACCTACGCCCGAAGACGCCGCCGAAAGCAAACGCATCCTTGATGAGTTCATTGCCAGCCTTGAGGCGCGCAAGCCATGA
- the tssB gene encoding type VI secretion system contractile sheath small subunit translates to MSKTQGSVAPKERVNIKYVPATGDQQAEVELPLKLLITGDFKGHGELTALEDRQSVRIDKDTFNEVLTKAEVALDMAVPSVLNNDHDTDLNVQLQFKNINDFGPDAVARQVPELNKLLELREALVALKGPMGNVPAFRKHLQNLLTDETARQRLASELNLVLDAPSN, encoded by the coding sequence ATGTCGAAAACTCAGGGTTCTGTCGCCCCCAAAGAACGCGTCAACATCAAGTACGTCCCGGCCACGGGCGATCAACAGGCCGAAGTTGAGCTGCCCCTGAAGTTGTTGATAACGGGCGACTTCAAAGGCCACGGTGAACTAACCGCCCTGGAAGACAGACAATCCGTTCGAATAGATAAAGACACCTTCAATGAAGTTCTGACCAAAGCCGAAGTTGCTCTGGATATGGCGGTCCCGTCTGTCTTGAACAACGATCACGACACCGACTTGAACGTGCAACTTCAATTCAAAAACATCAATGACTTCGGCCCCGACGCCGTCGCCCGCCAAGTGCCCGAATTGAATAAGTTGCTGGAGTTACGCGAAGCCTTAGTTGCACTAAAAGGCCCCATGGGCAACGTCCCGGCCTTTCGCAAACACCTGCAAAACCTGCTGACCGATGAAACCGCCCGCCAACGCCTGGCCAGCGAACTCAACTTGGTGCTCGACGCGCCAAGCAACTGA
- the tssC gene encoding type VI secretion system contractile sheath large subunit, whose protein sequence is MESAAAQVLVADEPTSLLDQLLANTTIRPSQEGYAVARQGVAAFISEILQSGDHQQPVNKHRVDQMIAEIDRALSKQMDVILHQPQFQQLESAWRGLKLLVDRTDFRENIKLEMLHVTKEELLDDFDNAGDITRSGLYKHVYTAGYGQFGGEPVGAIVGNYTFGPSSPDIKLLSYVASVGAMSHAPFVSAAGPELFNLEGFQGLPDLKEVSDIFEGPRHTKWRSLRESEDARHLALTLPRFLLRTPYSTEDNSTRSFGYDETVDGNHDNYLWGNTAFLLASRITDSFARYRWCPNIIGPQSGGAVDDLPVHLYESLGQLQAKIPTEVLISDRKEFELAEAGFIPLTMRKDSDNAAFFSANSVQKPKNFPKTREGQEAQTNYKLGTQLPYLFIVNRLAHYIKVLQREQIGSWKERQDLERELNTWLKQYIADQENPSSDVRSRRPLRAAQIVVQDVAGDPGWYQVSLAVRPHFKYMGANFEISLVGRLDTQ, encoded by the coding sequence ATGGAAAGCGCCGCCGCCCAAGTATTGGTGGCTGACGAACCCACGTCGTTGCTTGACCAACTGCTGGCCAACACCACCATTCGCCCGTCCCAGGAAGGCTATGCCGTTGCCCGCCAAGGCGTGGCTGCGTTCATCAGCGAGATCCTGCAAAGCGGCGATCACCAGCAGCCGGTGAACAAGCACCGGGTCGACCAGATGATTGCCGAAATCGACCGGGCGCTGAGCAAGCAGATGGACGTGATTCTGCATCAGCCGCAGTTCCAGCAACTGGAGTCGGCGTGGCGCGGCCTGAAGCTGCTGGTGGATCGCACGGATTTTCGCGAGAACATCAAGCTGGAAATGCTGCACGTCACCAAAGAAGAACTGCTGGACGACTTCGACAATGCCGGCGACATCACCCGCAGCGGCTTGTACAAGCACGTCTACACCGCCGGTTACGGGCAGTTTGGCGGTGAGCCGGTGGGCGCCATCGTCGGCAATTACACCTTTGGCCCCAGCTCGCCGGACATCAAGCTGCTCAGCTATGTGGCCTCCGTCGGTGCGATGTCCCACGCGCCGTTTGTTTCGGCAGCCGGGCCTGAGCTGTTCAACCTCGAAGGGTTCCAGGGCCTGCCCGACCTCAAGGAAGTCAGCGACATTTTCGAAGGCCCACGCCACACCAAATGGCGCAGCCTGCGCGAGTCCGAAGACGCCCGCCACCTGGCTCTGACCCTGCCACGCTTCTTGCTGCGCACGCCGTACAGCACCGAAGACAATTCAACGCGCAGCTTCGGCTATGACGAAACCGTCGACGGCAACCACGACAACTACCTATGGGGCAATACCGCGTTTCTGCTGGCTTCGCGCATCACCGACAGCTTCGCCCGCTACCGCTGGTGTCCGAACATCATCGGCCCGCAATCCGGCGGTGCGGTGGATGACCTGCCGGTGCACCTGTACGAATCCCTCGGCCAATTGCAGGCCAAGATCCCTACCGAAGTGCTGATCTCCGACCGCAAGGAATTCGAGCTGGCCGAGGCTGGTTTCATCCCGCTGACCATGCGTAAGGACAGCGACAATGCGGCGTTCTTCTCCGCCAATTCGGTGCAGAAACCCAAGAACTTCCCCAAGACCCGCGAAGGCCAGGAAGCCCAGACCAACTACAAGCTCGGCACCCAGTTGCCGTACCTGTTTATCGTCAATCGCCTGGCCCATTACATCAAGGTGCTGCAACGCGAGCAGATCGGCAGTTGGAAAGAACGTCAGGATCTGGAGCGCGAGCTGAACACCTGGCTCAAGCAGTACATCGCCGACCAGGAAAATCCTTCCTCCGATGTACGCAGCCGTCGCCCCTTGCGCGCCGCGCAAATTGTCGTGCAGGACGTGGCCGGCGATCCGGGCTGGTACCAGGTGTCGTTGGCAGTACGCCCGCACTTCAAGTACATGGGCGCCAACTTCGAGATCTCGCTGGTCGGTCGGCTGGACACCCAATAA
- a CDS encoding type VI secretion system Vgr family protein — protein MPRQSDLRFTFEPLKGDPFDVVSFSLVEGLSCPFKLELELVSHNAAVDFNRVLDLAGLFTLWRGEAPVRYVHGLVSLFQQGDTGFRRTRYTAVVEPTLKRFDLRSNWRIFQGQTVPDIITSVLVEQKLTDIRTEICFDHQPREYCVQAGETDLDFIARLAAEEGLLYTFEHRADGHTLVLTDRVGGLGTIGTHTDCPVIYQPMGGGDALEPALNRFHYTEQVRTAVQVQRDYTFTHPRYNQQHTATGDQDLNNQHKGYERYDYPGRYKRDIAGKPFTKTRLAALRNDAKLAHLEGDDERLQPGLAFDLNDHPREDFNDRWRTIAIKHEGKQHTSLQEESFGSGLGTSYTLEASAIRWTSDWKAPLHDKPCIDGPQIATVVGPPGEEIYCDEWGRVKVQFPWDRSDKNNDQSSCWIRVAQGWAGATWGAVAIPRVGQELIISYLDGDPDQPIATGRAYRQTNLPPYELPKLKAIATTKSREFGGTRANELRIDDTTAQISAALMSDHEHSALHLGYLTHPRHHGGGKPRGEGFELRTDGHGALRAAKGLLLTAEAQFKAGAGQLERQQVIDVLQAALTLARQLGASAENAQGIAQDSQPQQALTQAVNGLGHGANDQPNGTGNGTHPIIALSGPAGIAAATSRSIALGAGEHIDSVAQQNQQLTAGKKVVINAGEEIGLFAQGGDMRHIAHNGQLLLQAQHNSIQVQADQSVEISASQQHVLVAADKHITLLCGGAYIKMQGGNIELGMPGDFTVKAANKYFIDPSTAAAELNSWPVTSFNERFQTRFTNGDPIRDRAYALIRKDGARFEGRTDGEGYVTLQQGMTLEGLVLEWLDNGEPA, from the coding sequence ATGCCCCGCCAAAGCGACCTGCGCTTCACCTTTGAGCCCTTGAAGGGCGATCCTTTCGATGTGGTTTCATTCTCCCTTGTGGAAGGCCTGTCCTGCCCCTTCAAACTTGAACTGGAGCTGGTCAGCCACAACGCCGCTGTCGACTTCAATCGGGTGCTCGATCTGGCGGGGCTATTCACCCTCTGGCGTGGAGAGGCTCCGGTACGTTACGTTCACGGCCTGGTCAGCCTGTTCCAACAGGGCGACACCGGCTTCCGCCGCACCCGCTACACCGCCGTGGTCGAACCGACTCTAAAACGCTTCGACCTGCGCTCCAACTGGCGCATCTTCCAGGGCCAGACCGTACCCGACATCATCACCAGTGTCCTGGTCGAGCAAAAGCTGACCGACATCCGCACTGAAATCTGCTTCGACCACCAGCCCCGCGAATACTGCGTACAAGCCGGTGAAACCGACCTCGATTTCATCGCCCGCCTCGCCGCCGAAGAGGGTCTGCTTTACACCTTCGAACACCGCGCCGACGGCCACACCCTCGTCCTCACCGACCGCGTCGGCGGCCTGGGCACCATCGGCACGCACACCGATTGCCCGGTGATCTACCAGCCCATGGGTGGCGGCGACGCCCTGGAACCGGCACTGAACCGCTTCCACTACACCGAACAAGTGCGCACTGCCGTGCAGGTGCAACGCGACTACACCTTCACCCACCCGCGCTACAACCAGCAGCACACTGCCACCGGCGATCAGGACCTGAACAACCAACACAAGGGTTACGAACGCTACGACTACCCCGGCCGCTACAAGCGCGATATCGCCGGTAAGCCCTTTACCAAGACCCGGCTTGCGGCCCTTCGCAATGACGCCAAGCTGGCGCATCTGGAAGGTGATGATGAACGTCTGCAACCTGGGTTGGCATTCGACCTCAACGATCATCCACGTGAGGACTTCAATGATCGCTGGCGCACCATCGCCATCAAGCACGAAGGCAAACAGCACACCAGTTTGCAGGAAGAATCGTTCGGTAGCGGCCTCGGCACCTCTTACACGCTGGAAGCCAGCGCCATCCGCTGGACCTCGGATTGGAAAGCTCCGCTGCATGACAAACCCTGCATCGACGGCCCGCAGATCGCCACGGTGGTCGGCCCGCCTGGGGAAGAGATCTATTGCGATGAATGGGGTCGGGTCAAGGTACAGTTCCCGTGGGACCGCTCGGACAAAAACAACGACCAGAGTTCGTGCTGGATCCGTGTAGCTCAAGGTTGGGCAGGCGCGACTTGGGGGGCAGTGGCGATCCCCCGAGTCGGCCAGGAGCTGATTATCAGCTACCTGGACGGTGATCCAGACCAGCCGATTGCCACCGGGCGAGCGTACCGGCAAACCAATTTGCCGCCCTATGAGCTACCCAAGCTGAAGGCTATAGCAACCACCAAAAGCCGCGAGTTCGGGGGGACGCGGGCCAACGAGTTGCGTATCGACGACACCACCGCGCAGATCAGCGCGGCGTTGATGAGTGACCATGAGCATAGCGCGCTGCACCTCGGTTACCTCACCCATCCACGCCACCATGGTGGCGGCAAACCTAGGGGCGAGGGGTTTGAGTTGCGCACCGATGGTCACGGTGCGTTGCGCGCAGCAAAAGGTTTATTGCTGACCGCTGAAGCTCAATTCAAGGCCGGGGCGGGACAGTTGGAGCGCCAGCAGGTGATTGATGTGTTGCAAGCTGCCCTGACGTTGGCCAGGCAGTTGGGAGCCTCTGCCGAAAATGCCCAGGGAATTGCCCAGGACTCACAACCGCAACAGGCTCTGACTCAGGCAGTGAATGGACTGGGTCATGGTGCTAATGATCAACCCAATGGCACCGGTAATGGCACGCACCCCATCATCGCGCTAAGTGGACCAGCCGGCATCGCCGCCGCGACTTCCCGCAGTATCGCCCTGGGCGCAGGTGAGCATATTGACAGCGTGGCCCAACAAAACCAGCAACTCACCGCTGGCAAAAAAGTGGTGATCAATGCGGGTGAAGAAATTGGGCTGTTCGCCCAAGGCGGCGACATGCGGCACATCGCACATAACGGTCAGCTTTTGCTGCAAGCCCAACACAACAGCATCCAGGTGCAAGCCGACCAAAGCGTCGAAATCAGCGCCAGCCAACAGCACGTGCTGGTAGCGGCGGACAAGCACATCACCCTGTTGTGCGGCGGGGCCTATATCAAGATGCAGGGCGGCAATATCGAGCTGGGCATGCCCGGTGATTTTACGGTGAAGGCCGCGAACAAATACTTCATTGATCCAAGCACTGCCGCAGCCGAGCTCAATAGTTGGCCTGTCACCTCTTTCAACGAACGCTTTCAAACCCGCTTCACCAACGGTGATCCCATCCGCGACCGTGCCTACGCCTTGATTCGCAAAGACGGTGCACGTTTCGAGGGCCGAACCGACGGGGAAGGCTACGTCACCTTGCAACAGGGCATGACGCTCGAAGGGCTGGTACTGGAATGGCTTGATAACGGAGAACCCGCATGA
- a CDS encoding esterase/lipase family protein: protein MTESPSAPRIAPMTYNARGNPVHTWTLTPSHITDPVQCILPPDGILPVIFVPGIMGSNLKSKPDKRNKKEKAVPVWRLDAGFMGKNMWLALNWINKKAGIRQKLLHPGRVEVDNQGAVPERAAGTVLASPGLDRKKTILALSKRYQERGWGEVSETSYHAFLLSLEEALNSEFLPHRWPQFDIRPEHLHTVAVEPGPTHITRLKPGIPIAMPGLGVTLATQLQSILSDELVARAGYRMPVHACGYNWLDSNKVAAQRLAERIDELMHQYGRNCQQVILVTRSMGGLVARRCAQLPGMTDKIAGVVHGVMPATGAPVAYRRCKVGMSDEDPIAGAVIGPTGQEVTAVFAQAPGALQLLPTQNYAPGWLRLIDDQGVSAMPRQPVKDPYDEIYLRRDRWWGLLREEWLAPKDGGAITWEIFEENISEAKQFHLAIAGFYHPQTYVYYGNDDKHRSFESITWKMQRGSRLSGPHASRPDAFAVSSLQMNEVRDDGRSPVYVGGQAEAVPPMRGDPDAPIKTVQTSYWELHCQMQDGSGDGTVPVSSGSAPIKHARNGEVRQQIKAPGFDHETSYASPVAQHFTLYSLIKIAAKAKRPLCVS, encoded by the coding sequence ATGACCGAAAGCCCATCGGCGCCGCGTATTGCGCCCATGACCTACAACGCCCGGGGCAACCCGGTGCATACCTGGACCCTGACACCCAGCCATATCACCGACCCGGTGCAGTGCATATTGCCGCCGGATGGGATTTTGCCGGTGATATTTGTGCCGGGGATTATGGGGTCGAATTTGAAGAGTAAGCCGGACAAGCGCAATAAAAAGGAAAAGGCCGTTCCCGTCTGGCGCCTGGACGCGGGATTCATGGGCAAGAATATGTGGCTTGCCTTGAATTGGATCAATAAAAAAGCCGGTATCCGGCAAAAGCTGTTGCACCCGGGTAGGGTGGAAGTCGACAACCAAGGCGCGGTGCCTGAACGAGCTGCCGGCACGGTATTGGCGTCGCCAGGGTTGGACAGGAAAAAGACCATTCTTGCCCTGAGCAAACGCTATCAAGAGCGCGGTTGGGGAGAGGTCAGTGAAACCAGCTATCACGCTTTCCTGCTCTCGTTGGAGGAGGCGCTCAATAGCGAATTCCTGCCCCATCGATGGCCACAATTCGACATTCGGCCGGAGCATCTGCATACCGTCGCGGTCGAGCCTGGGCCGACTCACATCACCCGGTTAAAACCCGGAATACCCATCGCCATGCCAGGGTTGGGCGTGACCTTGGCGACTCAGTTGCAATCGATTCTCTCGGATGAGCTGGTGGCGCGAGCTGGTTACCGAATGCCGGTGCATGCTTGTGGTTATAACTGGCTGGACTCCAACAAGGTCGCAGCACAGCGTCTGGCCGAACGCATTGACGAACTGATGCACCAATACGGTCGCAACTGTCAGCAGGTGATACTCGTCACTCGTTCCATGGGCGGATTGGTGGCGCGTCGGTGTGCCCAGTTGCCCGGTATGACCGACAAAATTGCCGGTGTCGTGCATGGGGTAATGCCCGCCACTGGGGCACCGGTTGCTTATCGCCGTTGCAAGGTCGGCATGAGCGACGAAGATCCCATTGCCGGTGCGGTGATTGGCCCGACTGGCCAGGAAGTGACCGCCGTGTTTGCGCAGGCTCCCGGTGCCCTGCAATTGCTGCCCACCCAAAATTACGCCCCAGGTTGGCTGCGGCTGATTGACGACCAAGGCGTTTCGGCGATGCCGCGCCAGCCCGTGAAAGATCCTTACGACGAGATCTATTTACGCCGCGACCGGTGGTGGGGGTTATTGCGCGAAGAATGGTTGGCACCGAAGGATGGGGGTGCGATCACGTGGGAGATTTTTGAGGAAAACATATCGGAAGCGAAGCAGTTCCACCTAGCAATCGCGGGCTTCTATCACCCTCAAACCTATGTCTACTACGGCAACGACGATAAACACCGCAGCTTCGAATCCATCACATGGAAAATGCAGCGTGGTTCTCGCCTTAGTGGCCCCCACGCCTCACGGCCAGATGCCTTCGCGGTGTCCAGCCTGCAGATGAATGAGGTGCGCGACGACGGCCGCAGCCCTGTGTATGTGGGCGGGCAAGCCGAAGCCGTGCCGCCAATGCGTGGTGATCCTGATGCGCCGATCAAAACCGTGCAGACCAGTTACTGGGAATTGCACTGTCAAATGCAGGACGGCTCCGGCGACGGCACCGTCCCGGTAAGTTCGGGCAGCGCGCCGATCAAACATGCGCGCAATGGCGAGGTTCGCCAGCAAATCAAGGCGCCTGGCTTCGATCATGAAACCTCCTATGCCAGCCCGGTAGCGCAACATTTCACCCTTTATTCGCTTATCAAAATAGCGGCAAAAGCCAAGAGGCCCCTATGCGTCAGCTGA
- the tssA gene encoding type VI secretion system protein TssA yields the protein MSLVIDVPADSVKLLLTPIEPEQPAGHFDVEDETYQAIDQEMVKLGGLREGDIDWLYIDEASRQYLAIQCKHWRILGHLQVVWLRTRQWARWADALGLIAGMVELYWDSAYPKPGPTGYLNKRKQVQRLLGDLGQVLPTLERSSFEPAYQAAAELALANLQRCAESAKLDPAPLDALQRQLDKYSEPVVATEPTRAATSGNALESAFFPSPKPQAPSNEREQRRAVLNMAEQINQQDPYDPTGYQLRRFGLWSHLRTAPLITRDRRTELTAVPKDIVDGYQDALNHNAIEPNLLLRIEKSVCASPYWLRGSYLAAQVASRLAMEEVAGAIRQTCERFVCRLPALLELCFSDGTPFVDTQTQAWITGADQAQTTGSLMQEYAGLRDELTTQLNTEGVEVVLLRLQDLHATHDAPRQRSYATVIAADLLASRGLSWLADDLYASVARLMRDTTAQGWEPELYQRVAIIDSERKD from the coding sequence ATGTCGCTGGTGATCGACGTGCCGGCGGACAGCGTCAAGCTGCTGCTGACCCCCATCGAGCCCGAGCAACCCGCTGGCCATTTCGATGTCGAGGACGAAACCTACCAGGCCATCGACCAGGAAATGGTCAAGCTCGGCGGCCTGCGCGAAGGCGACATCGACTGGCTGTATATTGACGAAGCCTCCCGTCAATACCTGGCGATCCAGTGCAAGCACTGGCGTATCCTCGGCCACTTGCAAGTGGTATGGCTGCGCACTCGTCAATGGGCGCGCTGGGCCGATGCCCTGGGCCTGATAGCCGGCATGGTCGAACTGTATTGGGACAGTGCCTACCCCAAGCCCGGCCCCACCGGCTACCTGAACAAACGCAAGCAGGTACAGCGCCTGTTGGGCGACCTGGGGCAGGTGTTGCCAACTCTGGAACGCAGCAGTTTTGAACCGGCCTATCAAGCCGCAGCGGAACTGGCCCTGGCCAATCTGCAACGCTGTGCCGAAAGCGCCAAGCTCGACCCCGCACCGTTGGACGCGTTGCAACGCCAACTGGACAAATACAGCGAGCCGGTCGTCGCCACTGAGCCGACCCGTGCGGCCACCTCCGGCAACGCGCTGGAGTCAGCCTTTTTCCCCAGCCCCAAACCGCAAGCGCCGAGCAATGAGCGCGAACAACGCCGCGCCGTGTTGAACATGGCCGAGCAGATCAACCAGCAAGACCCCTACGACCCCACCGGCTACCAACTGCGACGCTTCGGCCTGTGGTCGCATCTGCGTACCGCGCCGCTCATCACTCGCGACCGCCGCACCGAATTGACCGCCGTGCCCAAGGACATCGTCGACGGCTACCAGGACGCGCTGAACCACAACGCCATTGAGCCGAACCTGCTGCTGCGCATCGAAAAAAGTGTCTGCGCCTCGCCGTACTGGCTGCGCGGCAGTTACCTGGCCGCCCAGGTCGCCTCGCGCCTGGCGATGGAAGAAGTGGCCGGCGCCATTCGCCAGACCTGCGAGCGGTTCGTCTGCCGCCTGCCGGCCCTGCTGGAGCTGTGTTTCAGCGATGGCACGCCGTTCGTTGATACGCAAACCCAGGCCTGGATCACCGGCGCCGATCAGGCGCAAACCACCGGCAGCCTGATGCAGGAATACGCCGGCCTGCGCGACGAACTCACCACCCAACTCAACACCGAAGGCGTCGAAGTGGTGCTGCTGCGCCTGCAGGATCTGCATGCCACCCATGACGCCCCGCGCCAGCGCAGCTACGCCACGGTGATTGCCGCCGACCTGCTGGCCTCGCGTGGGCTGTCGTGGCTGGCGGACGACCTGTACGCCAGCGTTGCGCGGCTGATGCGCGATACCACGGCGCAGGGCTGGGAGCCGGAGTTGTATCAAAGGGTCGCAATTATTGATAGTGAACGTAAGGACTAG
- the tssE gene encoding type VI secretion system baseplate subunit TssE — MGRSLFERLEPDAPRYYPGSADEQARQRVEAIKRHLEHVLNSRQGCSQSSPELGLRDFNGVTQASSDLVVAISADIRRSVEAFEPRIKVTGVRYQPDSDLPLELNFRLDCQVRVNHKEEQVQIEVAMHGRDGYTRVR; from the coding sequence GTGGGCCGCAGCCTGTTCGAACGCCTGGAGCCCGATGCACCGCGCTACTACCCCGGCAGCGCGGATGAACAGGCGCGCCAGCGTGTCGAGGCGATCAAACGTCACCTGGAACACGTACTCAACTCACGCCAGGGCTGCTCACAAAGCAGCCCTGAACTGGGCCTGCGCGACTTCAACGGGGTCACCCAGGCCAGCAGTGATTTGGTAGTGGCCATCAGCGCCGATATCCGGCGCTCGGTGGAAGCGTTTGAACCGCGCATCAAGGTCACGGGCGTGCGTTATCAGCCCGACTCGGACCTGCCGCTGGAGCTGAACTTTCGCCTGGATTGCCAGGTGCGAGTCAATCACAAGGAAGAACAGGTGCAGATCGAGGTGGCCATGCATGGCCGCGACGGCTACACCCGCGTGAGATGA